A stretch of the Haloplanus aerogenes genome encodes the following:
- the polX gene encoding DNA polymerase/3'-5' exonuclease PolX: MSRNAEVAARFEEMADLLEAQDVEYKPRSYRRAAENIREHPTPIEDLAAEGKAAVEEIDGVGDALASKVVEYVETGEIEELEDLRDQLPVDMAALTSVEGVGPKTVGTLYEALGITTLDELEAAARDGEIREVSGFGAKTESNILENIPFARQAQERELLGDARPVAEELLDYLRAADPVERADVAGSLRRWRETIGDVDVLVASSTGEAAVDAFLDWAAVDERIESGTTKASVRARDMRVDLRVVVPEEFGSALQYFTGSKDHNVHLRNLAIDRDLKMNEYGVFDVSEVEDADEAGQRAGRRIGGETEAEMYDALDLPLVPPELREDRGEIEAAQAGELPDLLEAGELRGDLHTHTDWSDGGESIETMIAGADERGDDYICISDHATGPGMVGGVGLDDGELREQMDAVAEAAADADIDVFHGVEANIDADGGLSVGDDVLAELDIVIASPHSGLDADREVATDRLVAAVEHPETDILGHPTGRLINDRPGLAPDMDRLAVAAADAKTALEVNANPHRLDLNDEAVRTAVEAGATIAINTDAHGTGELPLRRYGVHTARRGWAETGEVLNTRSAADVRSWLE, encoded by the coding sequence GTGAGCCGGAACGCCGAAGTCGCGGCCCGGTTCGAGGAGATGGCCGACCTACTGGAGGCACAGGACGTGGAGTACAAACCCCGAAGCTACCGCCGGGCCGCCGAGAACATCCGGGAGCATCCGACGCCGATCGAGGACCTGGCCGCGGAGGGGAAAGCGGCAGTCGAGGAGATCGACGGCGTCGGTGATGCCCTCGCCTCGAAGGTCGTCGAGTACGTCGAGACGGGCGAAATCGAGGAGTTGGAGGACCTGCGCGATCAGCTACCCGTCGACATGGCGGCGCTCACGAGCGTCGAAGGGGTGGGACCGAAGACGGTCGGGACGCTCTACGAGGCGCTCGGAATCACGACGCTCGACGAACTCGAAGCCGCCGCCCGCGACGGCGAGATTCGGGAGGTGTCGGGCTTCGGCGCGAAGACCGAATCGAACATCCTGGAGAACATCCCCTTCGCCCGGCAGGCACAGGAGCGGGAACTCCTCGGTGACGCTCGTCCCGTCGCGGAGGAGTTGCTCGACTACCTCCGCGCCGCCGACCCCGTCGAGCGCGCGGACGTGGCGGGGTCGCTCCGGCGCTGGCGCGAGACCATCGGCGACGTGGACGTACTCGTGGCGAGTTCGACCGGCGAGGCGGCCGTCGACGCCTTCCTCGACTGGGCCGCGGTGGACGAACGGATCGAGTCGGGGACGACGAAAGCGAGCGTCCGCGCCCGCGACATGCGGGTCGACCTCCGGGTCGTCGTCCCCGAGGAGTTCGGGTCCGCGCTCCAGTATTTCACTGGGAGCAAGGACCACAACGTCCACTTGCGCAACCTCGCCATCGACCGCGATCTGAAGATGAACGAGTACGGCGTGTTCGACGTTAGCGAGGTGGAAGACGCCGACGAGGCCGGCCAGCGCGCCGGCCGCCGCATCGGCGGCGAGACGGAGGCCGAGATGTACGACGCCCTCGACCTCCCGCTCGTCCCGCCGGAACTCCGGGAGGACCGTGGCGAAATCGAGGCGGCACAGGCAGGCGAGTTGCCCGACCTGCTGGAAGCAGGGGAGCTGCGCGGTGACCTCCACACCCACACCGACTGGTCCGACGGCGGCGAATCCATCGAGACGATGATCGCGGGGGCCGACGAGCGCGGCGACGACTACATCTGCATCTCCGATCACGCGACCGGCCCGGGGATGGTCGGCGGCGTCGGTCTCGACGACGGCGAGTTGCGCGAACAGATGGACGCCGTGGCCGAGGCCGCCGCCGACGCCGACATCGACGTGTTCCACGGCGTCGAGGCCAACATCGACGCCGACGGCGGTCTCTCGGTTGGGGACGACGTACTCGCCGAACTGGACATCGTGATCGCCTCGCCCCACAGCGGCCTCGACGCGGATCGGGAGGTGGCGACCGACCGCCTCGTCGCGGCGGTCGAACACCCGGAGACGGATATCCTCGGCCACCCGACCGGGCGCCTCATCAACGATCGGCCCGGCCTCGCGCCCGACATGGATCGGCTCGCGGTGGCCGCGGCCGACGCCAAGACGGCGCTAGAGGTCAACGCCAACCCCCACCGCCTCGACCTGAACGACGAGGCGGTGCGGACCGCCGTCGAAGCGGGAGCGACGATCGCGATCAACACCGACGCCCACGGCACCGGCGAACTGCCCCTCCGGCGCTACGGCGTCCACACGGCGCGGCGCGGATGGGCCGAAACGGGCGAAGTACTCAACACTCGGTCGGCCGCGGACGTGCGGTCGTGGCTGGAGTGA
- a CDS encoding DUF5788 family protein: protein MKEFERKQLLERVNREGATVGADIPERIEVQDEEVDLQQFVFEIKRRDTVPAGERERVERAKKNLRRERLQRLQRIEDNEVSYEEGERLVESIIGIDRALNALEQLGPADLEREAQAQEAADRKRWMSFLKKALGRKDTSHNTRGRM, encoded by the coding sequence GTGAAAGAGTTCGAGCGCAAGCAGCTCCTCGAACGCGTCAACCGCGAGGGGGCGACGGTGGGCGCGGACATCCCCGAGCGTATCGAGGTGCAGGACGAAGAGGTGGACCTCCAGCAGTTCGTCTTCGAGATCAAGCGCCGGGACACGGTGCCCGCGGGTGAGCGCGAGCGGGTCGAGCGGGCGAAAAAGAACCTGCGGCGCGAACGCCTCCAGCGCCTCCAGCGGATCGAAGACAACGAGGTGAGCTACGAGGAGGGAGAGCGGTTGGTCGAGAGCATCATCGGCATCGACCGCGCGCTCAACGCCCTCGAACAACTGGGCCCCGCGGACCTCGAACGCGAGGCGCAGGCTCAGGAGGCCGCCGACCGCAAGCGCTGGATGTCCTTCCTCAAGAAGGCGCTGGGCCGCAAGGACACCAGCCACAACACGCGGGGGCGGATGTGA
- a CDS encoding CNNM domain-containing protein produces MTAFDSTVLSVVVLIGLLGASAFFSSTEIAVFSLSRTWLDERVAAKDRRASILAELRDDPHRLLVTLLVGNNVVNVAISSILAVLLADRFSGGVAVVLTTVVAGSVVLVFGEILPKAYGLGHAESWSLTAARPVRIVERLLLPIVIVFDFVTRRAGAMMGGDPDIEEPYTDTDPKRAGERGEGAK; encoded by the coding sequence ATGACTGCGTTCGATTCGACGGTGCTCAGCGTCGTCGTGCTGATCGGCCTGTTGGGGGCGAGTGCCTTCTTCTCCAGTACGGAAATCGCCGTCTTCTCACTGTCGCGAACGTGGCTGGACGAGCGCGTCGCCGCAAAGGATCGACGGGCGTCGATCCTCGCCGAACTCCGCGACGACCCCCACCGCCTCCTCGTGACGCTGCTCGTCGGTAACAACGTCGTCAACGTCGCCATCTCCAGCATCCTTGCGGTCCTCCTCGCAGACCGGTTCTCCGGTGGCGTCGCCGTCGTGCTGACGACCGTCGTCGCGGGGAGTGTCGTCCTCGTATTCGGTGAAATCCTGCCGAAGGCGTACGGCCTCGGCCACGCCGAGTCGTGGTCGCTGACGGCGGCACGCCCCGTCCGGATCGTCGAGCGTCTCCTCCTGCCCATCGTGATCGTCTTCGACTTCGTCACACGGCGGGCAGGGGCGATGATGGGTGGCGATCCCGATATCGAGGAGCCGTACACCGACACCGATCCGAAGCGGGCGGGCGAGCGGGGCGAAGGAGCGAAGTGA
- a CDS encoding flippase-like domain-containing protein, whose translation MDPSGVEVSVVLPAYNEERTIERTVETTLDTLAAFLPAGTFEVIVAEDGCDDRTPEIADRLAAEDDRVRHFHSDERLGRGGALEHAFAAADGDTLVYFDTDLATDMQHLEELVERVRSGEADVATGSRWMPGQVADRPAKRGVPSRVYNGLVRFVLRSPLRDHQCGFKALSREAFERLHADVEDEHWFWDTELLVRAQRAGLEVAEFPVEWEPKGDTKVDLVRDVFGMGSQILRLWWQLSVSPRITRRVSIGAGALLTVVALALMTLYLDPQAVLTELEGADLRLVALAGAVYLLSWPLRGARYRDILAELGYRERLGFLTGAVFISQTGNLVFPARAGDAVRAYVVKARRGIPYPTGFASLAVERVFDLLTITVLGGTVLVGFLLTGATGQVVSAVSQGVPGIDPRSARIALTVAAGVAAAAVLAVVVIVVSARREGNLVRRVVTGVSSDSYADYVAGVLERFVADVQTVAADRAAFARVGVSSLAIWSLDVVTAVLVLAAFHVSLAPTTLVAIGFFAVSVGNLAKVLPLSPGGIGLYEAAFTILVAGLTPVTGPTAFGAAVLDHAVKNLVTVAGGVVSMLALNVSLTNAVDETSGAGTDAQPDPDPDVE comes from the coding sequence ATGGACCCGTCCGGCGTGGAAGTGAGCGTCGTCCTCCCCGCGTACAACGAGGAGCGGACCATCGAGCGGACGGTGGAGACGACGCTCGATACGCTCGCAGCCTTCCTCCCGGCCGGGACGTTCGAAGTGATCGTCGCGGAAGACGGCTGTGACGACCGCACGCCGGAGATAGCGGACCGACTCGCGGCCGAGGACGACCGCGTCCGCCACTTCCACAGCGACGAACGCCTCGGCCGCGGCGGCGCCCTCGAACACGCCTTTGCGGCCGCCGATGGCGACACCCTCGTCTACTTCGACACCGACCTCGCGACGGACATGCAGCATCTGGAGGAACTGGTCGAACGGGTGCGGTCCGGCGAGGCCGACGTGGCCACCGGGTCGCGCTGGATGCCCGGCCAGGTCGCCGACCGCCCGGCCAAACGCGGCGTTCCCTCGCGGGTGTACAACGGCCTCGTGCGCTTCGTCCTCCGCTCGCCGCTCCGCGACCACCAGTGCGGGTTCAAGGCGCTGAGCCGCGAGGCGTTCGAGCGCCTGCACGCGGACGTGGAGGACGAACACTGGTTCTGGGACACGGAACTCCTCGTTCGTGCCCAGCGGGCGGGGCTGGAGGTGGCCGAGTTCCCCGTCGAGTGGGAGCCGAAAGGCGACACCAAGGTCGACCTCGTCCGCGACGTGTTCGGCATGGGGAGTCAGATCCTCCGGCTGTGGTGGCAGCTCTCGGTCAGCCCACGGATCACCCGGCGGGTGAGCATCGGTGCCGGTGCGCTCCTGACGGTCGTCGCCCTCGCGCTGATGACGCTGTATCTCGACCCGCAGGCCGTCCTGACCGAACTGGAGGGGGCCGACCTCCGACTCGTCGCGCTGGCGGGCGCCGTCTATCTCCTGTCGTGGCCGCTCCGCGGTGCCCGCTACCGCGACATCCTCGCCGAACTCGGCTACCGCGAACGCCTCGGCTTCCTCACGGGTGCGGTGTTCATCAGCCAGACCGGCAACCTCGTCTTCCCCGCGCGGGCGGGCGACGCGGTTCGTGCGTACGTGGTGAAGGCTCGGCGAGGCATCCCCTACCCGACCGGGTTCGCGTCCCTCGCCGTCGAGCGCGTCTTCGACCTGCTGACGATCACCGTCCTCGGCGGCACCGTCTTGGTCGGCTTCCTGCTTACGGGCGCGACCGGACAGGTGGTGTCGGCCGTCTCGCAGGGCGTCCCCGGGATCGACCCGCGGAGCGCCCGGATCGCCCTCACCGTTGCGGCGGGCGTCGCCGCAGCGGCCGTCCTCGCCGTCGTCGTCATCGTCGTCAGCGCGCGCCGCGAGGGCAACCTCGTCCGGCGAGTCGTCACCGGCGTGAGCTCCGACTCCTACGCCGACTACGTGGCGGGCGTGCTGGAGCGATTCGTCGCCGACGTACAGACGGTGGCCGCTGACCGCGCCGCCTTCGCCCGCGTGGGGGTGAGCAGCCTCGCTATCTGGTCGCTCGACGTGGTGACCGCCGTCCTCGTCCTCGCGGCCTTTCACGTCTCGCTTGCGCCGACGACGCTCGTCGCCATCGGCTTCTTCGCGGTGAGCGTCGGCAACCTCGCGAAGGTGCTCCCACTCTCCCCCGGCGGGATCGGCCTCTACGAGGCGGCCTTTACCATCCTCGTCGCGGGGCTGACGCCCGTTACCGGCCCGACGGCCTTCGGCGCCGCGGTGCTCGATCACGCGGTGAAGAACCTCGTCACCGTCGCCGGCGGCGTCGTCTCGATGCTCGCGCTCAACGTCTCGCTGACGAACGCGGTGGACGAGACATCCGGGGCGGGGACGGACGCGCAACCGGACCCCGATCCGGACGTCGAGTAA
- a CDS encoding helical backbone metal receptor — MSPPDRIVSLAPAATATCRELGVADRLVGITTHCRSELDGDPAVLGGWLDPDLDELETLDPDLVCTSDGLQAVVRDAIRERGIRVYHMDARTLPTVIEGFAALGDAVGRGSEGERLAERSRERLDRLRERRPADRPTVYCEEWAEPPMAAGNWIPEVVEAAGGHHPFVEPGERSRAITQDAVEAADPDHVVLHLCDHGSQVDPATFTDRDWDVDATVHVVDDRLLNQPSPNLIDGAERLAELF, encoded by the coding sequence ATGTCCCCGCCAGATCGCATCGTCTCACTCGCCCCTGCCGCCACCGCGACCTGCCGCGAACTCGGCGTTGCGGATCGGCTGGTGGGAATCACGACCCACTGCCGATCCGAACTCGACGGTGATCCCGCCGTCCTCGGCGGGTGGCTCGACCCCGATCTGGACGAACTGGAGACGCTCGATCCCGACCTCGTCTGCACGAGCGACGGCCTGCAAGCCGTGGTTCGGGACGCCATCCGCGAGCGCGGCATCCGGGTCTACCACATGGACGCGCGAACGCTCCCCACCGTGATCGAGGGGTTCGCCGCCCTCGGGGACGCCGTGGGCCGCGGGAGCGAGGGGGAACGACTGGCCGAGCGAAGCCGCGAGCGACTGGATCGCCTCCGCGAGCGCCGACCCGCCGACCGGCCGACCGTCTACTGCGAGGAGTGGGCAGAGCCCCCGATGGCCGCCGGCAACTGGATACCCGAAGTCGTCGAGGCCGCGGGTGGCCACCACCCGTTCGTCGAACCCGGCGAACGCTCGCGAGCGATCACACAGGATGCTGTCGAGGCAGCCGATCCGGACCACGTCGTCCTCCACCTCTGTGACCACGGGTCGCAGGTCGATCCCGCGACGTTCACCGACCGCGACTGGGACGTGGACGCCACGGTCCACGTCGTCGACGACCGGCTCCTGAACCAGCCGAGTCCGAACCTGATCGACGGAGCCGAACGGCTGGCAGAGCTGTTCTAA
- a CDS encoding DNA-methyltransferase, translating to MRTTHVLHAGDAAEMNAVDDESVHLVVTSPPYPMIELWDDLFASRDPDVRAALDAGDGDAAFDLMHAQLDAVWDEVERVLAPGGMACINVGDATRSVDGTFQQYPNHVRIIDALRSRGLTPLPDVLWRKPTNSHTKFMGSGTLPPNAYVTLEHEYVLIFRKGGTRSFPPGDDQRYESAFFWEERNRWFSDLWELRGEGQALDAGGSDDRRDRSAAFPLEIPLRLIRMFSVHGDRVLDPFAGTGTTALAAMHAARNSVGYDLDADLFAALDDRLTDLPAASRRQVASRLDRHRTAMVDRDGGYEAEHYDFRVVTKRERRIRPYVVEAVTERSTADGRRYVLDHVPADEEFNGDPAEG from the coding sequence ATGCGGACCACGCACGTCCTGCACGCTGGCGACGCGGCCGAGATGAACGCCGTCGACGACGAGTCGGTCCACCTCGTCGTCACGTCGCCGCCGTACCCGATGATCGAACTCTGGGACGACCTCTTCGCGTCGCGGGACCCGGACGTGCGAGCGGCGCTCGACGCCGGCGACGGCGACGCCGCCTTCGATCTGATGCACGCTCAACTCGACGCCGTCTGGGACGAGGTCGAACGCGTCCTCGCCCCCGGCGGCATGGCCTGTATCAACGTCGGCGACGCCACCCGCTCCGTCGACGGCACGTTCCAGCAGTACCCCAACCACGTCCGGATTATCGACGCCCTCCGATCGCGGGGGCTGACACCCCTCCCCGACGTGCTCTGGCGCAAGCCGACCAACAGCCACACCAAGTTCATGGGGTCGGGCACGCTCCCCCCGAACGCCTACGTCACCCTCGAACACGAGTACGTTCTCATCTTCCGGAAGGGCGGCACCCGGTCGTTCCCGCCGGGCGACGACCAGCGGTACGAGAGCGCCTTCTTCTGGGAGGAGCGCAACCGCTGGTTCTCCGATCTCTGGGAGCTTCGAGGCGAGGGTCAGGCGCTCGACGCCGGCGGGAGCGACGACCGGCGCGATCGGTCCGCGGCCTTTCCGCTGGAGATTCCCCTGCGCCTGATCCGGATGTTCTCGGTTCACGGAGACCGGGTGCTCGACCCGTTCGCGGGGACGGGCACGACGGCGCTCGCCGCGATGCACGCCGCCCGGAACTCGGTCGGCTACGACCTCGACGCCGACCTGTTCGCGGCGCTTGACGACCGCTTGACCGATTTACCGGCCGCGTCCCGGCGGCAGGTCGCGTCGCGACTCGACCGCCACCGGACGGCGATGGTCGACCGCGACGGCGGCTACGAGGCCGAACACTACGATTTCCGGGTGGTGACGAAACGGGAGCGGCGCATCCGTCCCTACGTCGTCGAGGCGGTCACGGAGCGATCCACGGCCGACGGCCGGCGGTACGTCCTCGATCACGTCCCGGCCGACGAGGAGTTTAATGGCGACCCCGCCGAGGGGTGA
- a CDS encoding type I 3-dehydroquinate dehydratase, with the protein MDFDSLVLAAATADLADEPAARDHADAVEFRMDLASDPLAALDDYDGDLPLIATNRDPAEGGEADAPERERLAVLEEASAHDAVGAVDIELASLRDDPGTAAAATARDNGARVIASVHDFEATPAAARLAALLTEAADHGDVGKAAVTATDRDDALRVLSATHAATERGDRVATMAMGEAGRHTRAVAPLYGSKIGYAPVDPAEATAPGQYDLATLADLIDRLGGR; encoded by the coding sequence ATGGACTTCGATTCGCTGGTTCTCGCGGCGGCGACGGCCGACCTGGCCGACGAACCCGCGGCCCGCGACCACGCAGACGCCGTCGAGTTCCGAATGGATCTCGCGAGCGATCCGCTCGCCGCACTCGACGACTACGACGGCGACCTGCCGCTCATCGCCACGAATCGCGATCCGGCGGAGGGGGGCGAAGCCGACGCGCCGGAGCGGGAGCGACTGGCCGTACTGGAGGAGGCGAGCGCCCACGACGCCGTCGGCGCCGTCGACATCGAGTTGGCGAGTCTGCGTGACGACCCCGGTACTGCGGCGGCGGCGACGGCCCGCGACAACGGTGCGCGGGTGATCGCGTCGGTCCACGACTTCGAGGCGACGCCCGCCGCGGCGCGCTTGGCGGCGTTGCTCACCGAGGCGGCCGACCACGGCGACGTGGGGAAGGCGGCGGTGACGGCGACCGACCGCGACGACGCGTTGCGGGTGCTCTCGGCGACCCACGCGGCGACGGAGCGTGGCGACCGGGTGGCGACGATGGCGATGGGTGAAGCCGGTCGGCACACCCGGGCGGTCGCGCCGCTCTACGGGTCGAAGATCGGCTACGCCCCGGTCGATCCGGCGGAGGCGACGGCGCCGGGCCAGTACGATCTGGCGACGCTCGCGGACCTGATCGACCGCCTCGGCGGTCGGTAG
- a CDS encoding zinc ribbon domain-containing protein, with the protein MANTERRVALTVVVSVVGSVIGIAGAGHAYLREWGRAFAWFSLVLGAGLVLTASFADPETATLSTLPLRVTGPILLLLTLNTVDAYFVARRSQSTNVVAADPTDEDGPSVTCPSCGRDFDPDLSFCPWCADSRDGERVEDRE; encoded by the coding sequence ATGGCTAACACGGAGCGACGGGTGGCTCTCACCGTCGTCGTGAGCGTGGTCGGTTCGGTGATCGGTATCGCCGGCGCCGGCCACGCCTACCTCCGGGAGTGGGGGCGGGCGTTCGCGTGGTTCTCGTTGGTCCTCGGTGCCGGTCTCGTCCTCACGGCGTCGTTCGCGGACCCCGAGACGGCGACGCTGTCGACGCTCCCGCTTCGCGTGACGGGGCCGATCCTCCTCTTGCTCACGCTGAACACGGTCGACGCGTACTTCGTCGCCCGTCGGTCACAGTCGACCAACGTGGTGGCCGCCGACCCGACCGACGAGGACGGCCCGTCGGTGACGTGTCCGTCGTGTGGCCGGGACTTCGATCCCGACCTCTCCTTCTGTCCATGGTGCGCTGACTCACGGGACGGAGAGCGGGTCGAGGATCGAGAGTAG
- a CDS encoding winged helix-turn-helix domain-containing protein, with amino-acid sequence MSTTAADSVGDDRLTTSEYRERLRELPPSAKLVAKVLESDSPLSQGQLAEESLLPDRTVRYALNRLEESDIVGSRYSFKDARKQVYFLRT; translated from the coding sequence ATGAGCACCACAGCAGCCGACTCCGTCGGCGACGACCGACTGACGACCAGCGAATACCGCGAACGACTGCGCGAACTCCCGCCGAGTGCGAAACTCGTTGCCAAGGTGCTCGAGAGCGACTCGCCGCTCTCGCAGGGGCAACTCGCCGAGGAGTCGCTGCTCCCTGACCGGACGGTTCGCTACGCGCTGAACCGTCTGGAGGAGTCCGACATCGTCGGCTCTCGCTACAGCTTCAAGGACGCTCGGAAGCAGGTCTACTTCCTGCGGACCTGA